In a single window of the Pocillopora verrucosa isolate sample1 chromosome 4, ASM3666991v2, whole genome shotgun sequence genome:
- the LOC131799354 gene encoding structural maintenance of chromosomes protein 5-like produces the protein MASKRPNSSQRGYFDLIKRGKSAAAGQSNEEDENASFVDGSIVRVKMRNFVTYADCEFKPGPHLNVLLGPNGTGKSSIVCAICLGLAGSTKLLGRATEVRDFIKHGASQAMIEIELHNSNERNHIITREMYRNENRSNWKINGKGSTMKEVQELTKKLNVQVGNLCQFLPQDKVQEFAKMSQQQLLEATEKAVGPPKMFDSHQKLIELRKQEKELEVSLRNDKEHLEKLEQQNERLEHEVKRHQERERHLQKVQILEKKRPWAEYEHARKKFVEIKGEKEGVKRRLDEVRKQNEPMQKRLDEITRKVRHLENSTRELMEKGSEVLKRAKSKSEQIEKKGDKIEELRTELKDLKEEEKKRQKRMNDLERVIDGLRNELDNLPDPYHLQPRIDEINVEARQKNREVMTMQGQARSIRDEADSLKAQVQDIRSRISELEDMKNRRLEHLRNRYKDTYNAVLWLRANQHKFHAPIHEPILLQVEMKDVKNAKFIESVINQNDLRAFVCSNRDDLRLFLDEVRDKQGLRVNGVAPPEEALESFMSSRSLKDLGKWGFHCYLKDLFTAPDEVMRYLCHQYRLHEIPLGNDWTTKNADKVISESGVTSFYTLTSRYTVKRSLYGNRERSTVVDHVRDARLFNIAVDAEKKRQLELEQQDVSHQVQQKNEEYESLSERENSLHKELESLRNKKKELTSQTQRRRNLENQLGAKQKNLETMQKATPDLEGKAETIQQQIVRINHQRAQLAMEYKDFVRECTTVSKEKLVQSLQQVQTTVEKSKVEEMFRESSQQLNMLEGEYLRINNTLDVQKKLAKDLKKVAHEKTGIPDGADIPDKLKEAFKLYPDTLEEIDEMIHDEKARIECQYQSNPQVIKDYERRKKEINVLSGKVQAQETDLETEQREITSLKESWLTPLQELVSQINEKFGEFFRMMGCAGEVALSTEQGENNFDKYGIQIKVKFRAKDSLHVLTPFHQSGGERSVSTMLYLMALQELTKCPFRVVDEINQGMDPNNERRVFELVVETACRPYTSQYFLITPKLLPDLTYKEKMTILCVFNGHYMVPHTDWNIGKFIQRKKALQSQT, from the exons ATGGCGTCCAAACGGCCAAATTCCAGCCAAAGAGGTTACTTTGATTTGatcaaaagaggaaaatctgCCGCTGCAGGCCAGTCTAATGAAGAAGATGAAAACGCCAGCTTTGTTGATGGTTCGATAGTGCGTGTGAAGATGCGAAATTTTGT gaCGTATGCAGATTGTGAGTTTAAGCCGGGTCCACATTTAAATGTGCTTCTTGGACCAAATG GGACTGGCAAATCATCTATAGTCTGTGCAATCTGCCTGGGGCTTGCTGGTTCTACCAAGCTGCTTGGCCGTGCAACAGAG GTAAGAGACTTCATCAAACATGGAGCATCTCAAGCCATGATAGAGATTGAGCT ACACAATTCAAATGAAAGGAATCACATTATAACCAGAGAAATGTACAGAAATGAGAATAGATCCAACTGGAAAATTAATGGAAAGGGATCAACAATGAAAGAG GTTCAAGAGCTGACCAAAAAGTTAAATGTGCAAGTTGGCAACCTTTGTCAGTTTCTTCCACAG GATAAAGTGCAAGAATTTGCAAAGATGTCTCAGCAGCAGCTTTTGGAGGCCACAGAGAAAGCA GTTGGACCACCCAAAATGTTTGATAGCCATCAAAAGCTCATTGAACTcaggaaacaagaaaaagaactaGAG GTTTCCCTCAGAAACGATAAGGAACATCTGGAAAAATTAGAACAGCAAAATGAACGTCTGGAACATGAGGTTAAAAGGCATCAAGAGAGAGAGCGACATTTACAAAAAGTGcaaatattggaaaagaaaagacCTTGGGCT GAATATGAGCATGCCCGAAAAAAGTTTGTAGAAATTAAAGGTGAAAAAGAGGGGGTGAAAAGGAGGCTTGATGAAgtcagaaaacaaaatgaaccaATGCAGAAACGCCTTGatgaaataacaagaaaagtgAGACACCTTGAAAACTCCACCAGAGAGTTA ATGGAGAAAGGCAGTGAAGTGTTGAAAAGAGCCAAGTCAAAGAGTGAGCAGATTGAAAAGAAAGGAGATAAG ATAGAAGAACTACGCACAGAATTAAAAGATCTgaaggaagaagagaagaagagacAAAAACG AATGAATGACTTGGAGAGGGTGATAGATGGACTGAGGAATGAACTAGACAACCTACCAGACCCATATCATTTGCAG CCTCGTATCGATGAAATCAATGTTGAAGCTCGACAAAAGAACCGTGAAGTGATGACCATGCAAGGGCAAGCTCGTAGCATCAGAGATGAGGCAGATAGCTTGAAGGCTCAGGTTCAAG ACATAAGGAGCAGAATTTCTGAACTTGAAGACATGAAGAATCGTCGATTGGAGCATTTGCGGAATAGATATAAAGATACTTATAATGCTGTACTTTGGTTGCGGGCAAATCAACACAAGTTTCATGCTCCTATCCATGAACCAATTCTTCTTCAG GTTGAAATGAAAGATGTGAAGAATGCTAAATTTATTGAAAGTGTTATCAACCAGAATGATCTCCGAGCTTTTGTATGCAGCAACAGAGATGACTTAAGACTATTCCTAGATGAG GTGCGTGACAAACAAGGGCTTAGGGTCAATGGGGTTGCACCACCAGAAGAGGCTTTGGAAAGCTTCATGTCATCACGATCTTTAAAGGATTTAGG GAAGTGGGGTTTTCACTGTTATCTGAAAGACTTGTTTACTGCTCCTGATGAAGTGATGCGATATCTGTGTCATCAATATCGTCTTCATGAAATTCCTCTAGGGAATGATTGGACAACCAAGAATGCAGATAAG GTGATTAGCGAATCAGGTGTTACAAGTTTTTACACCTTAACTTCAAGG TACACTGTGAAGCGGTCCTTATATGGCAATCGGGAGAGATCAACTGTAGTTGATCATGTAAG agATGCCAGGTTGTTTAACATTGCTGTTGATGCAGAGAAGAAAAGACAACTTGAATTGGAACAACAG GATGTCAGCCACCAAGTGcagcaaaaaaatgaagagtATGAAAGCTTAAGTGAGAGAGAGAACAGCTTACATAAGGAACTGGAAAGTCTGAGAAATAAGAAG AAAGAATTAACTTCACAAAcacaaaggagaagaaatttAGAGAACCAGCTGGGAGCCAAGCAAAAGAACCTGGAAACAATGCAGAAAGCAACACCAGACTTAGAAGGAAAGGCAGAAACAATTCAGCAACAGATTGTGAGGATTAATCACCAGAGAGCACAACTTGCTATGGAATATAAAGATTTTGTCCGT GAATGCACCACAGTTTCCAAAGAGAAACTGGTACAGAGTCTTCAACAGGTGCAAACCACTGTTGAGAAATCCAAAGTGGAAGAGATGTTCAGGGAATCATCACAACAGCTGAACATGCTTGAG GGAGAATATCTCAGAATAAACAACACCTTAGATGTGCAAAAGAAATTGGCTAAAGACCTGAAAAAGGTTGCTCATGAGAAAACTGGAATTCCTGATGGAGCAGATATACCTGATAAACTTAAAGAG gcATTTAAGCTGTATCCTGATACACTAGAAGAAATAGATGAGATGATCCATGATGAGAAAGCTAGAATTGAATGCCAATACCAGAGCAACCCACAG gtgattAAAGATTATGAAAGGcgtaaaaaggaaataaatgtgCTCAGTGGGAAG GTTCAGGCACAAGAAACAGACCTAGAGACAGAGCAAAGAGAAATAACAAGTCTTAAAGAAAG TTGGCTGACACCTTTGCAAGAACTAGTTTCACAAATTAATGAAAAGTTTGGGGAGTTTTTTAGAATGATGGGCTGTGCAGGAGAAGTTGCTCTTTCAACAGAACAG GGTGAAAACAACTTTGATAAATATGGTATCCAGATTAAGGTGAAATTCCGTGCAAAGGACAGTCTCCATGTTCTGACTCCATTCCATCAGAGTGGTGGAGAGAGAAGTGTATCAACCATGTTATATTTAATGGCCCTACAAGAACTTACTAAATGTCCCTTCAGGGTGGTGGATGAAATAAACCAG GGCATGGATCCTAACAATGAGAGGAGAGTTTTTGAACTTGTGGTTGAGACAGCTTGTCGACCTTATACCTCTCAGTATTTCTTAATAACTCCCAAG ctacTTCCAGACTTGACATACAAAGAAAAGATGACTATCCTCTGTGTTTTCAATGGTCACTATATGGTGCCACATACTGATTGGAATATTGGGAAATTTATTCAAAGGAAAAAGGCACTACAAAGTCAAACCTAG
- the LOC131799348 gene encoding uncharacterized protein, with the protein MESGSIEVEEKNRYIGKKETKMETHENNGNKPWTLNSCGLFDDLQNDKLETLEDTGSLHQIDAEDNEFIALELLDELNAKPSETAKYPIESLLDFCESPGGMDNPFFEQYLDIDDLFPDLPHLDTMDLGFGVEHTLPVSTSDICQSDVVRMETAGTTEYSDVASPGSDAIDAVSLGSDSEVFSSAGDLTDMALSPESVVDVVSLEEDCKSLLMCTHQLTSDSNGEKMADTAAEEITVIQTSDALTLLTQELLQSSVSIVPVASPTSVENVASSSENISTVTVDIADIFSLSDDLGHAHNVSLPSEGGVCTVSQESSAHVQSNRKRKRVNSADVCKSPSKKVKYENLDKESDYDEFMSISSTLDKQTVRRLKNNIASKHARAARRQKEQDLFQQEEELEKSNAELRKQVQELEQLTTTLRKVLVAKLSGVNCPA; encoded by the exons ATGGAAAGCGGCTCGATCGaagtagaggaaaaaaatcgaTACATCGGCAAGAAGGAAACGAAAATGGAAACACACGAAAACAATGGAAACAAACCCTGGACTCTGAATTCATGCGGCCTGTTTGATGATCTACAAAATG ATAAATTGGAAACATTGGAGGACACTGGAAGCTTACATCAGATTGATGCTGAAGATAACGAGTTCATTGCCCTCGAGCTCCTTGATGAGTTGAACGCCAAACCATCAGAAACAGCAAAATATCCAATAGAAAGTTTATTGGACTTTTGTGAGTCACCAGGCGGTATGGACAATCCTTTCTTCGAGCAATACCTTGATATCGACGACCTGTTTCCAGATCTCCCACATCTTGACACAATGGATCTAGGGTTCGGAGTGGAGCATACATTGCCAGTCTCCACTTCAGACATCTGCCAGTCAGATGTAGTGAGGATGGAGACTGCTGGAACTACTGAGTACTCAGATGTGGCTTCCCCTGGTAGTGATGCAATTGATGCTGTCTCACTAGGTAGTGATTCTGAGGTCTTCTCATCTGCTGGAGACTTGACTGACATGGCACTCTCCCCTGAGAGTGTAGTAGATGTTGTGTCTCTGGAAGAGGATTGCAAAAGTCTTCTAATGTGTACTCATCAACTTACCTCTGATTCTAACGGAGAAAAAATGGCTGATACAGCTGCAGAAGAAATCACAGTCATCCAAACATCAGATGCACTGACTCTTCTCACTCAAGAGCTGTTACAGTCTTCTGTTAGCATTGTGCCTGTAGCTTCTCCAACGTCGGTTGAGAATGTGGCCAGTAGCtctgaaaatatttcaactgTGACTGTGGACATTGCtgacattttttctctttctgatgaTCTTGGACATGCACACAATGTTAGTTTGCCAAGTGAAGGTGGTGTTTGTACAGTTAGTCAAGAAAGCAGTGCTCATGTTCAATCTAATcggaaaagaaagagagttaATTCTGCTGATGTTTGTAAATCACCATCTAAGAAAGTAAAATATGAGAATTTAGACAAGGAGAGCGATTATGATGAATTTATGAGCATTTCCAGTACTCTTGACAAACAAACAGTGAGACGATTAAAGAATAACATTGCTTCAAAACATGCTCGTGCTGCCAGAAGGCAGAAAGAACAAGATCTGTTCCAACAAGAGGAGGAACTTGAGAAAAGTAATGCAGAACTGCGCAAGCAGGTGCAAGAATTAGAACAGCTTACAACTACATTAAGGAAAGTTCTTGTTGCGAAATTGAGTGGGGTTAATTGTCCAGCATAA